The Chloroflexota bacterium nucleotide sequence TCATTCGAGAGTCGATGCCTCGAGACGCGTTCTTGCGCCTTCTTAGCGGTCGTCCGCTATAACGTTTTCCGGAGCGCCATCTTCCGATTCCACATGCGAGGTGCTGCCTGTGCCGCGAATTCCGCTCGTTGTTCCGCCTCAAGAGCCGGGTTCCGCCGTTCCTCCGCCCGCCCCGAGCCTGTACGGCCACGCGCCAACTATCCAGCGAGGCGCCCGGGAGCTAGACCAAGGGATCTCGAAAGCTGGCGGCATCTCCCAACAGCTTCGTCGTCTGATGAATACCCGCGTTGCGACCATTGTCGGATGTCCCTTCTGAACCGATAGCAACTCTGCCGGGAGCAGAAGGGAAGGCGCGTCTGACGAGAAGATCGCCGCACTGGCCCACTACGCGACGAGCGATCTTTTCGCCCCCGAAGAGCGCGTCGCGTTGGAGCTGGCGGATGCGATGACGTCCACGCCGCCGAACGTCACCGACGAACTGTTTGCGCGATTGCGGCGCTTCTACAACGAGGCGCAGCTGGTGGAGCTGGCGGCGATCGTGGCCCAGGAAAACTTTCGCAGTCGGTTCAACACCACCTTTCGATTGGAGAGCCAGGGTCTGTACTGTCCTCTGCCGTCCGCGCAGACCTCCGGTTGATCGCAGCGCCTGGGGACGAGGCCACGCGGTGATGACGCCCCTCGCGGCGCTGGCCATGGGGCGGGCGACCGTCTTTGCGGGGCGACTCCTCGCCGGGTGCTATGCGGCCGATTGACGGACACCGAGACCGCTATGCTCCCATCGGACAGTACGGACTGATCGGGAACTGCCGGACCGCTGCGCTCGTATCCACGTCCGGGTCCATCGATTGGCTCTGCTTCCCGAGGTTTGACAGCCCGTCGGTGCTCGGAGCTCTCCTCGACGCCGACCGCGGCGGCCGATTCCAGATCGCTCCCAGCGGTCGATATCGAACCGAGCGACGATACATCCCTGACTCCAATGTGCTGGAAACCGTCTTCGCCACCGACGATGGCGTCGTCGCATTGCGCGACTGCTTTTCGGTCATGTCGGAAGAGGAAAAGCGCGCCACCCTCGCGCCCCACCACGAGGTGCTTCGCGCGGTTGAGGGGCTCCGTGGTGAGGTCGCGCTAGAGGTCGTCTACCAGCCAGCGCCCGACTATGCCCGAGGCGAGGTCTCGCTGGTGCAGCGCGGCCCATTCGGGATCTGGTGCGAGACTTCGCGCGGCGCGCTCGTCCTATGCTCCGAGCTGCCAGTACGGATCGATGCGAATGGAAGAGCGGCCAGGGGCGCCTTCACCATCCGAGCGGGCGACCGGTATGTGTTATCCCTCACCTTCAGCGACGACGCGCCGGCGGTGATCCCGCCCCTTGGAGAGCATGCCCATGCGCGAATCGAGCGATCGGTCCGGTGGTGGACCGACTGGGCCGGGCGGTGCACGTACCGTGGGCCCTTCCGCGACGCCGTCGTGCGGAGCGCCCTCGCCCTCAAGCTTCTGACGTACGCGCCATCCGGAGCGGTCCTGGCCGCTCCGACAACTTCCCTGCCTGAGACCATTGGCGGCGTGCGCAACTGGGACTATCGATACTGCTGGTTGCGAGACGCTTCCTTTACGCTGCGCGCGCTGTACGACTTGGGGTACCGCGAAGAAGCCGTGGCGTTCCTTTCCTGGATACTTCACACAACGCGGATTACGGAGCCGGCGCTCCAGGTCGTGTACGACGTGTACGGGGAATCGCACCTCGCGGAGACGGAGCTCACGTATCTCGAGGGGTACCAGGGATCGCGCCCCGTTCGGATCGGCAACGGCGCGCACGCCCAGTTCCAGCTCGACGTCTACGGCGAAGTGGTCGAAGCGGCGGCCCACTTCACGGGCGG carries:
- a CDS encoding glycoside hydrolase family 15 protein, coding for MRPIDGHRDRYAPIGQYGLIGNCRTAALVSTSGSIDWLCFPRFDSPSVLGALLDADRGGRFQIAPSGRYRTERRYIPDSNVLETVFATDDGVVALRDCFSVMSEEEKRATLAPHHEVLRAVEGLRGEVALEVVYQPAPDYARGEVSLVQRGPFGIWCETSRGALVLCSELPVRIDANGRAARGAFTIRAGDRYVLSLTFSDDAPAVIPPLGEHAHARIERSVRWWTDWAGRCTYRGPFRDAVVRSALALKLLTYAPSGAVLAAPTTSLPETIGGVRNWDYRYCWLRDASFTLRALYDLGYREEAVAFLSWILHTTRITEPALQVVYDVYGESHLAETELTYLEGYQGSRPVRIGNGAHAQFQLDVYGEVVEAAAHFTGGGGELDQQTAELLEGIGHTVCERWREPDDGIWEARAGRFHYTHSKVLCWVALDRLIAMHGAGHVRGDVSRFRRERDAIRSEIESRGFNTRIGSYVRIFDGDEVDSALLVLPFYAYAGATDPRMHATFERVRSILGTNGLMYRYQPGTDDGLPGREAAFGICSFWAAEYLALAGRVAESQSAISKLLDYANDLGLFAEEIDPESGAALGNFPQAFTHVGLINAALSLCEAMGLRSEVPAAERPSLVVQDPA